The DNA region TATCAGTTTGCTTCAATTGCGACTCCTTTCATCGGCGCTTTCATTTGGCCATTGAAAAGTTGCCCGGGTACTTAAAGTAGTTTTTTGCGAGAcccacacggcgtatacgcatCTTTTGCACACACTCGAACTCGTGCGCATTCGAGTTAATGCATTTGGCAGGCACATGCGGTAgaattgattgaatttaattgaaattctaTTTTGATATGCCGAGTTCTATGCAGCTAGCACTTCAATTGCACCACATCGACAATTTCGACAGCTGAAGCGCTGcttgattttcaatttaaatatgagaaaaaaatttgcattcaaCTGCAGTTGGCATTTGCCCCGCCAAGTTTATATGaacaatattttttcctgCTGCGCCTTTGGGCTGCAAATCGCTGGGGAAGCGCTGCTTGTAATTGACAGCACCAGCACCTCTGacagtttaattattttttccacttttcagTGGTTGCTTAAAAACGTAATTGAAGTGCATTTCTTCTGCCATTTTCATATGAACATTCGTTGAAATTGGAGTTTTACCTTATTAGAGCTAAATTTCAGATTCCAAAGTTCGAGTAATCTTCTAATCTTATTTTTGGGGAGCTAAATGCAGTGAGATTTgttctaaaataaaataaaatatatatttaatctCACAGATTAAGGATCGAGATATTATGTTTGGACATAATTAGAAGAAGCAAAAACAAtcatttcaaaaatattttcataatgaaaatatttgaaatcaACCACCTTTATAGCTGTCATTTAAAACGCCTACCAAGAGGCGCTTTGGGTCCACCATTTTACTCCACCAATTGTTGCTGTGGCTCTGAACAGCTTCAGAACTTCGATTGGAAAACAAAGCAGTGAGAAGAAAAGAAACGAAACTCACCTAGTGGGAGAAAAACTTTTGCGGACCCGCACTTGTTCAcctaaacacacacacacacacacatagacagGAAACCAGCGGCAGGCGGAACCCATAGaccatttccgtttcctgtTGTAAGATGAACAGCTGCCCCGTTGGCGATTTCTCCACTTCTTTGCCCTCCATTTCCTATTCTTTCTGCCGCTTCTGTTGTTGCGAAGACATCGGCGTAATAGCGCCAATAAAAATGGCCGCCAATTGTGGTTAAAGTGCGGACCTTTGGGGTCCAACTCTTGAATTGCCCGAGTAATGGATGAAATTGTAAACCTGGAGAGTGGAAACAAAGCTGGTTTCCAATATTGGCTTAAATTAGCCTAAAAGGTTATCTCATTAGGTAAATGGTACTTAAAATATTGGAGCTTACACTTACTTAATTTTACCGcagtttttctgttttttaagATTGTATATAGTTTCTTCTGATCTTCTGTTAAgttgttatgttatgtttttaaGCCTCTCAGCATTTCTTGAAGCAAGCTGCAGTAATAATTGCCTATAATGGAAAAGTGCTCGCCAGATTGCAGCTCCTTGACTTGTCTTCTTTGCCTAAGCACATATCATGGGCCAAAGATGGGGCTAAGCAGGACATTAGCCAGGCCACTTACCAAGGACATTAGTCTGCTCAGCCCTTTGCAGCCATTGCCACTAACCTGGCCAGCTCAAACGCTTTGCTGCCTTTTAATGCGTTTAAGCGCATTTACTTTTCCCTGTGCCAGAAAGCTACTTACTTACTTGCCACTCAGATGAATGCCTTGTGACCCATTGCCACCCATTGCCACCCATCGCCACCCATTGCCACCCATTGCCACCCATTGCCACTCATCGCCACCCACCTGTTGCTCGCCTCAAGGACCGCCCACATGTGAGCTGATTATGTTAATGCGCGGACCCATTTAATCCGATGGCAAGTCAAACAGCATTTATTGTGCTTGGGAATTGAATTAAGGAACAACCAAAATAAAAGTTCAAAGTTCTGAGTTAAAAGTgcgctggcaattaaaataaaagttggcCAATTTTATTACGATTTTATGGCTTTCACTGCAGAGGTGAAATTGCCAACAGGTCAAGCGGGAAaagtgtgtgtctgtgtgtggcAGTGTGTGTATGAACTCGCTTTACGGCACTTTTCTTATTACGTCTTATCTGCTGCGTTAATATGGCTAAAGAAGAGTCCTTAAAAGTCTCCTTTTTCTCTGCGAATGATGTGCtgaaagtttaaagtttataaataataacaagTTTACTACTTGAGTACTGGTGGAGCacttattttaaataatatttaagtatttgtTGGGTTATTCATATAGACGTAAATCATTTTTTGTTCGTATGTATGAAAGCATTACTCATAAAACATAATTATaacatttgtttatattatatacatactttatttatttctgattaAAGAGCATTGTGTGGTCGTGGTGGCCACATATACACTTTCTCCTTTCGCTTTTTactttcttcctttttttttaccttttcCATGCCTTTGTTTGCCTTAATTTCCACTTTTGGCCTTCTTATCGAGAGCGACGAGCTTCAGGTTCACCAAGTTGACCCGCATTTTAAAGCTGCTTAAATGTTCGGCAGACCCCcattgaaataaatgaatattgTGCTGGGGGGTTTGAGGGTTATGCTTTCGGGGGGCCAAATGGGAGGCAATTTGCGGGCgggcagcaaacaaaaattcattaaaattttgcatatttataaaaGTGGAGAGTGACCCCCGCTGCCGCCCTGGGgcacttttgtttttaaagcgTCTCCCTTTCAgaattttcttgtttatgCTTCGTAATGTGGCGAGCTTAAGTTTGCTAGCCGAAAAGTACGAGCATGCAGCGGAAAAGCTCAAGCCGAGTGTAAAATACTAGCACCGAAGGGAAAGGAGCTGaagaaaaagtttttaatatgcggatagctttaattaaatatgttttccaCTCGGCGAACCCAAAACgccaagaaaaacaaacacaagcaagccattatgtgtgttttgggtgtgtgtgtgtatatatttttttttggcattttttccTCACCcgaaacataaacataaatgtTGGTCGGTGTGGCAGGCTAACAAGTATTtctcttttcacttttctttgcttgtttttccatttttttcttctctcctttttttgttgctgtacTATTTAGGAGAAAAACTTTCGGAATATGCAAAATTCGCGTCCATTTTGGCTTAGTTTACGTTTATATACTAAACTAGCCGAGTTTAAGTTTTCGTTGGCATAGATTTCGTTTTCCTTCGtttgaaaactaaaataagttaaatattaaGTTAAATAGTAAATAAGGTATtgtaaataagtaaaatacTTTAATTCCATTGTGATAAAATGCACCTCTCAGCACATTCCCAGGAAAAAGTATTTGTAAGGgacttttgcattttaattatctTCGCAGCTTTTCTTCTTTTCCGGTATTCTCAGTGGTGGCTGATTTCTGAATAtccattttccgtttttcaaTTTACCGCCTCCGagaaaagtttaaataaacattaaatggGCGTCACTGCCGTGGAAATGTGTCCCTTTTCATGATGCCACTTTTCACTGCCCACATATGAGCgtggaaaaacaacaaattgacATATCGAGGCcgaaaaattgcaaaagcaGGAGACAGTAAATTTTTGTTTCGGTCTCGCTTCTCTTTGTTGTGTAAATCGTTGTAAAATTCATCGGATATGAAAATCTAATGATTTGTAAAGGCGTCGATAAGCGGGAAAAGTGTGAAGGGAAAACAGACTGGCCCTGGGGTCCTTCGGGAAAAGTTTACAACGCCTTACCCCCTTGATTGTGGGGGCTACAGCGTAGGCTGGGAAAAGGATTTTCAgcatttattgaaatattattatttgctcATATGTATAAGAGAAGAATGTCCGTGTGTGCgagcaaaaaacttttcataACTTAagccacacacatacacacgcacagcACCCAGAAAATTAAAGCCAACCCATGTTTGCCTAAGAACATTCAGCTGGCTAAAAAGTTTTTCTCATTCcggccaaaaccaaaaatcaatTCAAAGTTCGCCCCAAGCCCTGGCCACTCCTTTCTCTGTTCCTTTTCTTTTGGTTTATGGGTCATGTAGTGGAGCATCTGCGAGAATCTTTCAACTCTTTATCGGATTAAGAGCCATTATCTTTTTGGCTTAATCTATGCTCAACGCAGCGGCAAATTTATTgtgtaaattgtatttattttagatttaTAGATACATATGTCCATGGGTAAGTACATATAAATTTGCTAGCTCCCTCTTGAGCCGAGATTTCTGGTCTTTCGTGCggcattaaaaaatatttacagtgTCTAGACTTGCCAGCGCATAAATCAAATGCATGCAAGATTTCTTCGTTCGCTGCAAATAGGAAAACTTTCTGAGCTTTCGAGTATGTGTTTGCTCTTAATGTGCAGcgtgtggcaaaaagtgctAGAATAAGAAATATTTCTGAGCTAAGTTGCACTGCAAATGTATTTAGAAGACTggagaaaaaattaaaattagtaGCAGAAACGTTGTAGCTATGATGAAATAAAAGCCGTTCGAACGCCAATTTTGTAATTCTCTGAACTCTGGACTAATACTTGCAATTGATAATTTTGTCGTACACATAGTGAAACTAACACAGAAAACTACTCGCCACGTCTCAATCCACTGGGATCCAAAACAAAACGCATGCCGAAGGCAAATCGGTCCGTGGGCAGATTCATCACCACACTGAAACCCATTTGCAGTGGCAAATGCCTCAGGTATCTGCGTAAAAATAAGTTAAACTTATATTTCTCTTTAGAATGCACTGCTATACCCACTTTGTCCACATAAAGCCCACGGAAGCATCCGAATCGAACATGCCGTGCACAGCAGAGTTCCAGAAGTTCCATTGATAACATATTGTGGCAATGGTCTTTCGCGTATTGCGATTCCACGCCAGGAGGTTGGCCATCTGGATTTGGGGATGAATGCGCTGCCAGTAGCTGACGTCCAGTCCCTGCCTGGATGCGGTGGCGGCCAAGGAGTAGTTATAATGGGAGTAACTAAAACGACGAAATACAAGAAAGCTCGATTAAAAAAGGCTTACTATTCGTGGTATTAAAGGGGCATCTTACCGTGCTGCCAGTGCCAGGTCCGGAGTCAGTTTCTGAGGATCGTTCCACTCCAGCAGAAGTTCCCCACCGAGAGCCCAGTGCGCAGATATCGATCTCATAACGGACAGGGTGCAACGTCCGTTTTCATTCCGCACATTGTAGAAGTTGGCGGTCCAAGTATCACATGGCCTCGTCCACTCGATCGTGTACTGGCTCTCCACCGGAGCCGTTTCCCTGGCCTTCTGCAGGATGGCCTCCATGCGAAGGGATTGGAAGGGATAGTACAGGATGTTCAGGTTGGCAGCGAGCGAAGTGGGATGTATGTCGCCCATAATGGTTGGGGTGTACTGCAAGAATAAATTCAAGATATGACACTTTGTTACCAAAGATATCGAGGATGTTGCACCTTTTCCCTGATTATAGATTATACATTACCATAGTATCATCTTGCACCCGGAACGTGTACAGTCCCCCGAAGCGAAACCCAGAGGGCCTGATGTGGCTGAGAACCCAGGCGGCCGTGATGTATTTGTTGGGCGCCAGGCGGTGGAGGTAGTCGAGTTCGATGCCATCGAAGAACTTGGGCATCACCCGGTGGGCCAGGATGTGCAGGTTCTGGACATTGCCGGGATTCTTCTTGTTGCAATGCCCGCCGACGCGTTCGAAGCAATCCGGAAAGAAGATGCCCAACTCGGAGTTCTTGTAGGGGGGACAATTCTTGCATGATGCCATATCTATCGATGGTGGGTGGGTTTTCGTGGAGAGACGTGGAAGAAACGGCCAGCAGTGTAATGTGAAATTCGGTTCTGATCTTTCGCTGCAGGAGTTTTTGGTCGAGTTTTGAGGAAAGCTTAACTGAAActgttgctttttattattactcaGCCTTTTCCGGGCAACAAGAAACGAAAATGTTACATAGACCTGATGTTcgatcaaatatttatgatataCATGGTTGGTTTTGGGGACGCTTGCCTTGCAGACAGCGCATTCAAGCAAAAATATCAGCTGTCAATTGTCATTTTATGCGCCATTTCGTGGGCTCCTTTCGGCTTTCGCCAGCCTTTCCGCTTTTACATCAGAGCTTGTCACACCATTAGGCGCATTTCACactttttacattatttatatgCCATCGTCTTCTGCCTTTCTGTTTTTATTCTCTTCGTCTGTCGCCGACGCCTCCTTGGCATTCCCCTTTGctctttcccctttccccttttcaCTTGTCCATTCGACAGgacatgaaatatttaaacatcGAGTCCAAGCCA from Drosophila santomea strain STO CAGO 1482 chromosome 3R, Prin_Dsan_1.1, whole genome shotgun sequence includes:
- the LOC120454040 gene encoding mitochondrial import receptor subunit TOM40 homolog 1, whose product is MASCKNCPPYKNSELGIFFPDCFERVGGHCNKKNPGNVQNLHILAHRVMPKFFDGIELDYLHRLAPNKYITAAWVLSHIRPSGFRFGGLYTFRVQDDTMYTPTIMGDIHPTSLAANLNILYYPFQSLRMEAILQKARETAPVESQYTIEWTRPCDTWTANFYNVRNENGRCTLSVMRSISAHWALGGELLLEWNDPQKLTPDLALAARYSHYNYSLAATASRQGLDVSYWQRIHPQIQMANLLAWNRNTRKTIATICYQWNFWNSAVHGMFDSDASVGFMWTKYLRHLPLQMGFSVVMNLPTDRFAFGMRFVLDPSGLRRGE